From Peromyscus maniculatus bairdii isolate BWxNUB_F1_BW_parent chromosome 8, HU_Pman_BW_mat_3.1, whole genome shotgun sequence, a single genomic window includes:
- the Rhbdf2 gene encoding inactive rhomboid protein 2 isoform X2, translating into MPLGSGAGMSSAALPTPASWRRMQSTAQTPSTPPFLEEMSSMHDDVFESPPLSASNFRGVPHSASPVSPDGVQIPLKEYSGRTPAPGTQRGKRIASKVKHFAFDRKKRHYGLGVVGNWLNRSYRRSISSTVQRQLESFDSHRPYFTYWLTFVHIIITLLVICTYGIAPVGFAQHVTTQLVLKNRGVYESVKYIQQENFWIGPSSIDLIHLGAKFSPCIRKDQQIEQLVQRERDIERASGCCVQNDRSGCIQTQKKDCSETLATFVKWQNDTEPSDTSDQGQKQPSAVVCHQDPRTCEEPASSGAHIWPDDITKWPICTEQAQSNHTGLLHIDCEIKGRPCCIGTKGSCEITTREYCEFMHGYFHEEATLCSQVHCLDKVCGLLPFLNPEVPDQFYRIWLSLFLHAGIVHCLVSVVFQMTILRDLEKLAGWHRISIIFILSGITGNLASAIFLPYRAEVGPAGSQFGLLACLFVELFQSWQLLERPWKAFFNLSAIVLFLFICGLLPWIDNIAHIFGFLSGMLLAFAFLPYITFGTSDKYRKRALILVSLVVFAGLFASLVLWLYFYPINWPWIEYLTCFPFTSRFCEKYELDQVLH; encoded by the exons ATGCCACTGGGCAGCGGTGCCGGAATGTCAAGCGCAGCTTTGCCTACcccagcttcctggaggaggatgCAGTCGACGGCGCAGACACCTTCGACTCCTCCTTTTTTA GAAGAAATGAGCTCCATGCACGATGATGTATTTGAGTCTCCTCCACTCTCCGCTAGCAATTTCCGAGGGGTCCCACACTCCGCCTCCCCAGTCTCCCCCGATGGAGTCCAAATCCCTCT AAAAGAGTACAGCGGCCGGACCCCAGCTCCTGGGACCCAGCGCGGCAAGCGCATTGCCTCCAAAGTAAAGCACTTTGCGTTTGACCGGAAGAAGCGGCACTACGGCCTGGGTGTGGTGGGCAACTGGCTGAACCGCAGCTACCGCCGCAGCATCAGCAGCACCGTGCAGCGGCAGCTGGAGAGCTTTGACAGCCACCG GCCCTATTTTACCTACTGGCTGACCTTTGTCCACATCATCATCACCCTGCTGGTGATCTGCACCTACGGCATCGCACCCGTGGGCTTTGCCCAGCATGTCACCACCCAGCTG GTGCTGAAGAACAGAGGTGTATACGAGAGCGTGAAATACATCCAGCAGGAGAACTTCTGGATTGGCCCCAGCTCG ATTGACCTGATCCACCTAGGAGCCAAGTTCTCACCCTGCATCCGGAAAGACCAGCAGATTGAGCAGCTGGTGCAGAGGGAGCGTGACATCGAGCGCGCCTCGGGCTGCTGCGTCCAGAATGACCGCTCAGGCTGCATCCAGACCCAGAAGAAGGACTGCTCG GAGACGCTGGCCACTTTTGTGAAGTGGCAGAATGATACTGAGCCCTCAGATACGTCTGACCAGGGCCAGAAGCAGCCGTCAGCTGTTGTGTGTCACCAGGACCCCAG GACTTGTGAAGAGCCAGCCTCCAGTGGGGCCCACATCTGGCCTGATGACATTACCAAGTGGCCG ATTTGCACAGAGCAGGCCCAGAGCAACCACACGGGCTTACTGCACATAGACTGTGAGATCAAAGGCCGACCCTGCTGCATTGGTACCAAGGGCAG CTGTGAGATCACCACTCGGGAGTACTGTGAGTTCATGCATGGCTATTTCCACGAGGAGGCCACGCTCTGTTCCCAG GTGCACTGCTTGGACAAGGTGTGCGGGCTACTGCCTTTCCTCAACCCTGAGGTTCCCGACCAGTTCTACCGGATCtggctgtctctcttcctgcatgctgg CATAGTGCACTGCCTTGTGTCTGTGGTCTTCCAAATGACCATCCTGAGGGATCTGGagaagctggctggctggcaccgGATCTCCATCATCTTCATCCTCAGTGGCATCACAGGCAACCTGGCCAGTGCCATCTTTCTCCCCTATCGGGCAGAG gtgGGCCCAGCTGGGTCACAGTTTGGCCTCCTTGCGTGCCTCTTTGTGGAGCTTTTCCAGAGCTGGCAGCTGCTGGAGCGACCGTGGAAGGCTTTCTTCAACCTCTCGGCCATTGTGCTTTTCCTCTTCATCTGCGGCCTCCTGCCCTGGATAGACAACATTGCCCACATCTTCGGCTTCCTCAGTGGCATGCTGCTGGCCTTTGCCTTCCTGCCCTACATCACCTTCGGCACCAGTGACAAGTACCGCAAGCGAGCTCTCATCCTGGTGTCGCTGGTGGTCTTCGCTGGGCTCTTCGCCTCCCTGGTGCTGTGGCTCTACTTCTACCCCATCAACTGGCCCTGGATCGAGTACCTCACCTGCTTCCCCTTCACCAGTCGGTTCTGTGAGAAGTATGAGCTGGACCAGGTGCTACACTAA
- the Rhbdf2 gene encoding inactive rhomboid protein 2 isoform X1 translates to MASADKNGSNLSSVSGSRLQSRKPPNLSITIPPPETQAPSEQESMLPERPKNPAYLKSVSLQEPRGRWQDGTEKRPGFRRQASLSQSIRKGTAQWFGVSGDWEGKRQNWQRRSLHHCSVHYGRLKASCQRELELPSQEAPSFQGTESPKPCKMPKIVDPLARGRAFRHPDEVDRPHAPHPPLTPGVLSLTSFTSVRSGYSHLPRRKRISVAHMSFQAAAALLKGRSVLDATGQRCRNVKRSFAYPSFLEEDAVDGADTFDSSFFSKEEMSSMHDDVFESPPLSASNFRGVPHSASPVSPDGVQIPLKEYSGRTPAPGTQRGKRIASKVKHFAFDRKKRHYGLGVVGNWLNRSYRRSISSTVQRQLESFDSHRPYFTYWLTFVHIIITLLVICTYGIAPVGFAQHVTTQLVLKNRGVYESVKYIQQENFWIGPSSIDLIHLGAKFSPCIRKDQQIEQLVQRERDIERASGCCVQNDRSGCIQTQKKDCSETLATFVKWQNDTEPSDTSDQGQKQPSAVVCHQDPRTCEEPASSGAHIWPDDITKWPICTEQAQSNHTGLLHIDCEIKGRPCCIGTKGSCEITTREYCEFMHGYFHEEATLCSQVHCLDKVCGLLPFLNPEVPDQFYRIWLSLFLHAGIVHCLVSVVFQMTILRDLEKLAGWHRISIIFILSGITGNLASAIFLPYRAEVGPAGSQFGLLACLFVELFQSWQLLERPWKAFFNLSAIVLFLFICGLLPWIDNIAHIFGFLSGMLLAFAFLPYITFGTSDKYRKRALILVSLVVFAGLFASLVLWLYFYPINWPWIEYLTCFPFTSRFCEKYELDQVLH, encoded by the exons ATGGCCTCAGCTGACAAGAATGGCAGCAACCTCTCTTCTGTGTCTGGGAGCCGCCTGCAGAGCCGGAAGCCACCCAACCTATCCATCACTATCCCACCCCCGGAGACCCAGGCCCCCAGCGAGCAGGAGAGCATGCTTCCTGAG AGGCCCAAGAACCCAGCCTACCTGAAGAGTGTCAGCCTCCAGGAACCCCGAGGACGATGGCAGGACGGCACAGAGAAACGCCCTGGCTTCCGCCGCCAGGCCTCTCTGTCCCAGAGCATCCGCAA GGGCACGGCCCAGTGGTTCGGGGTCAGTGGCGACTGGGAAGGCAAGCGGCAGAACTGGCAGCGCCGCAGTCTGCACCACTGCAGCGTGCACTATGGCAGGCTCAAGGCGTCGTGCCAGAGGGAACTGGAGCTGCCCAGCCAGGAGGCGCCCTCCTTCCAGGGCACCGAGTCTCCGAAACCCTGCAAGATGCCCAAG ATCGTGGATCCCCTGGCCCGGGGGCGGGCCTTCCGCCACCCGGATGAGGTGGACCGGCCTCACGCTCCCCACCCACCTCTGACTCCAGGGGTCTTGTCCCTCACATCCTTCACCAGCGTCCGCTCTGGCTACTCCCATCTGCCCCGCCGCAAAAGGATCTCAGTTGCCCATATGAGCTTTCAGGCGGCCGCCGCCCTCCTCAAG GGGCGCTCAGTGCTGGATGCCACTGGGCAGCGGTGCCGGAATGTCAAGCGCAGCTTTGCCTACcccagcttcctggaggaggatgCAGTCGACGGCGCAGACACCTTCGACTCCTCCTTTTTTAGTAAG GAAGAAATGAGCTCCATGCACGATGATGTATTTGAGTCTCCTCCACTCTCCGCTAGCAATTTCCGAGGGGTCCCACACTCCGCCTCCCCAGTCTCCCCCGATGGAGTCCAAATCCCTCT AAAAGAGTACAGCGGCCGGACCCCAGCTCCTGGGACCCAGCGCGGCAAGCGCATTGCCTCCAAAGTAAAGCACTTTGCGTTTGACCGGAAGAAGCGGCACTACGGCCTGGGTGTGGTGGGCAACTGGCTGAACCGCAGCTACCGCCGCAGCATCAGCAGCACCGTGCAGCGGCAGCTGGAGAGCTTTGACAGCCACCG GCCCTATTTTACCTACTGGCTGACCTTTGTCCACATCATCATCACCCTGCTGGTGATCTGCACCTACGGCATCGCACCCGTGGGCTTTGCCCAGCATGTCACCACCCAGCTG GTGCTGAAGAACAGAGGTGTATACGAGAGCGTGAAATACATCCAGCAGGAGAACTTCTGGATTGGCCCCAGCTCG ATTGACCTGATCCACCTAGGAGCCAAGTTCTCACCCTGCATCCGGAAAGACCAGCAGATTGAGCAGCTGGTGCAGAGGGAGCGTGACATCGAGCGCGCCTCGGGCTGCTGCGTCCAGAATGACCGCTCAGGCTGCATCCAGACCCAGAAGAAGGACTGCTCG GAGACGCTGGCCACTTTTGTGAAGTGGCAGAATGATACTGAGCCCTCAGATACGTCTGACCAGGGCCAGAAGCAGCCGTCAGCTGTTGTGTGTCACCAGGACCCCAG GACTTGTGAAGAGCCAGCCTCCAGTGGGGCCCACATCTGGCCTGATGACATTACCAAGTGGCCG ATTTGCACAGAGCAGGCCCAGAGCAACCACACGGGCTTACTGCACATAGACTGTGAGATCAAAGGCCGACCCTGCTGCATTGGTACCAAGGGCAG CTGTGAGATCACCACTCGGGAGTACTGTGAGTTCATGCATGGCTATTTCCACGAGGAGGCCACGCTCTGTTCCCAG GTGCACTGCTTGGACAAGGTGTGCGGGCTACTGCCTTTCCTCAACCCTGAGGTTCCCGACCAGTTCTACCGGATCtggctgtctctcttcctgcatgctgg CATAGTGCACTGCCTTGTGTCTGTGGTCTTCCAAATGACCATCCTGAGGGATCTGGagaagctggctggctggcaccgGATCTCCATCATCTTCATCCTCAGTGGCATCACAGGCAACCTGGCCAGTGCCATCTTTCTCCCCTATCGGGCAGAG gtgGGCCCAGCTGGGTCACAGTTTGGCCTCCTTGCGTGCCTCTTTGTGGAGCTTTTCCAGAGCTGGCAGCTGCTGGAGCGACCGTGGAAGGCTTTCTTCAACCTCTCGGCCATTGTGCTTTTCCTCTTCATCTGCGGCCTCCTGCCCTGGATAGACAACATTGCCCACATCTTCGGCTTCCTCAGTGGCATGCTGCTGGCCTTTGCCTTCCTGCCCTACATCACCTTCGGCACCAGTGACAAGTACCGCAAGCGAGCTCTCATCCTGGTGTCGCTGGTGGTCTTCGCTGGGCTCTTCGCCTCCCTGGTGCTGTGGCTCTACTTCTACCCCATCAACTGGCCCTGGATCGAGTACCTCACCTGCTTCCCCTTCACCAGTCGGTTCTGTGAGAAGTATGAGCTGGACCAGGTGCTACACTAA